One window of Flavobacterium dauae genomic DNA carries:
- a CDS encoding TIGR02117 family protein: MKTLKKIVGYLLLAVGFLVIYLLLATGAAYIPVNKDQSEYKDQNLSIYILTNGVHTDIVVPYFNEAYDWRMYLDPSLTPGKQTSAQWVSFGWGDKGFYLQTPEWKDLKASVAFNAAFGLSESAMHVTYHDEMIATDDCIEIKLNKEQYQRLCKYILNRFDMENNKLVLIETDQNYGLNDVFYEAKGKYNLFYTCNTWANNVLKSANLKACLFTLWDKGIFYHYKTRE; the protein is encoded by the coding sequence TTGAAAACACTAAAGAAAATTGTGGGATATTTGTTATTAGCTGTCGGTTTTTTGGTTATTTATTTACTTTTAGCCACCGGTGCAGCGTACATTCCCGTTAATAAAGACCAATCTGAATATAAGGATCAGAACTTATCCATCTACATTTTAACCAACGGTGTGCATACCGATATTGTTGTGCCTTATTTTAACGAAGCTTATGACTGGCGTATGTATTTAGATCCTAGTTTAACTCCCGGAAAGCAAACTTCGGCTCAATGGGTTTCTTTTGGTTGGGGCGATAAAGGTTTTTATTTACAAACACCCGAATGGAAAGATTTAAAAGCGTCAGTTGCATTCAATGCTGCTTTTGGTTTAAGCGAATCTGCCATGCATGTAACCTATCACGATGAAATGATTGCCACCGATGATTGTATCGAAATTAAACTGAACAAGGAGCAATACCAGCGACTTTGTAAATATATCTTGAACAGGTTTGATATGGAAAATAATAAGTTAGTACTTATAGAAACCGATCAGAATTATGGTTTAAACGATGTTTTTTACGAAGCAAAAGGCAAGTATAATTTGTTTTACACCTGCAATACCTGGGCAAATAATGTGTTGAAATCTGCTAATTTAAAAGCCTGTTTATTCACTCTTTGGGATAAAGGTATTTTTTATCATTATAAAACAAGAGAATAG